The Kordia sp. SMS9 DNA window TTGTAGAAAAAGAATTGGGACGCGTTGCCTATGAAACTACGATACGACGAAAAATTGATCCAGGATTGTTAGAAAAGACTGAAGGAAACAATTACAGGGCACGTGTATATCCCTTATTTGCTAAAAGTCACAAACACATCATTGTAAAGTTTGAACAAGAGTTAAGCACTTTAAACGGCAAACAAAGTTATGAATTGCCTTTAGGAATTTCTCAAAATTTAGATGCTTTCTCTGTAGAAATGAATGTGTTCAATGCACAATCACCCACAGTTTCCAAAGCAAACTACAAAGATTTTTTCTTCCAAAAAAAAGGAGAAGCATTTACAGCGAAAACTACAAAAAACAATCATGCGCCCACACAACAGATTGTCATTCAAATTCCGAACAAAACAAATCAAGAAAAGCTAGCAACATATAACGGACATTTTAACTACTACAAAGCATTACAGCCAAACGTACGTTTAAAAAAGAAGCCTACAAAAATTACCATACTTTGGGACGCTTCCTATTCTATGAGTTACAAAGATTTGGACACGGAACTTAAAGTGTTGTTATCGTATTTGGAGTATGTGCGAAATGTAAAAGTGAACTTTATTGCATTCAACAATACCATTCAAACAGAAAAAGAATTGATTGTAAAAGATGGAAATACAACAGCTGTTTTAGACGCTATCAACAATGTACAGTATGATGGTGGAACTAAATTAAATGTCCTTGAAAGCGTTCGCATCAAAGCAGATGAAATACTATTGTTTTCTGACGGTTTGGCAAACTTGGGCGATTTTACCATGAAACAAAAAATACCTGTATACGCTATCAATTCGTTGGTTACTGCCAATCATCAGCAGTTAACGGCTATTACCACACAATCTGGCGGAAACTATCTGAATTTAATACGTGTAGATTATGCCAAAGCAACACAGCTTTTAAAAATGGAAACCTATCAGTTTTTAGGTGTCATTCACGATGAAAATGTTCGGGAAGTGTATCCAAAACAACGCGTGAATGTTTATCAAGACTTTTCTATCAGTGGACAATTTTCAAAAGACACGGAGCTGACATTACTATTTGGTTATGGCGGACGTGTTACGCAGAAAATTCCTGTAACGATAGAAGCTTCTAACGGAACCAACGCAGTCAAACGTTTGTGGGCAAAGCAAAAACTAGCGCGTTTGAATCGCAATAAAATCGAAAACAAAAAAGAAATTACTTCTTTAGCTTTAAAATACAGCCTGATTACGGATTATACATCCATGATTATTTTGGACAGAATTCAAGATTATGTACGCTATAAAATTGAACCTCCAAAAGAACTCAAAGAAGAATACAAAAAGTATTTAGAAGTTGTAAAAAATGAAGAAATGCTGCAAAAAGAACGCATATTGAATAGAAAAAAACAATTGTTTGACGGCTATAAAACTGTATTGGATTGGTATCAAGCAAAAATTGTAGTAGAAGAAGAAAAGCCTGTGTCAAATGCAGAAGCGCAAACAACTGCAACGTCACAACAAGAAGACCAGCAAGTTACAGTAGCCGAAACACAAACAATAGAAACGGAAACAGCAATACAAACAGAAACAGCAATACAAACAGAAACAAATACAAACACACAAACGGCAGTTCAAATAAACGAAGGCGTTGGAGAATTGATGACGATTACAGGAACTATTGTAGATGACGAAGGAATGCCATTGCCTGGCGCTAATGTGGTCGTGAAACATAGCAATAAAGGTGCAATAACAGATTTTGATGGGAAGTATACAATTCAAGCAAAAAAAGGACAACAACTCGAAATTACGTATGTGGGTTATGGTACAATGCAAAAAGAGATAACTTCACAAACAGTTAATGCAAAAATGGAATTAGGTGAAAGGCTAGAAGCAGTTACAGTAGTTGGCTATGGTGGAAGTGTAAACAGTGCAAAAATAGCGTATTCGGTTGCAACCGTAAGTTCTGAATATGTAAAACAATATGGGAATCCATCGGATGAAATACGCAAAATTAGAGAAACAATCGAAATGCTTATTAGTGCAAGTAGTTCGCTTAGCGAAAACAACAAACCATTATTTTTTATCAACGGAAAAATTTCAAATCAGCGTAATTTTAGAAAAATACAAGAAAAAGAAATTGCTCAGTTAGGGATACTGAAAAATGAGGAAGCAACAGCAATCTTTGGAAGCAAAGCGCGTGGTGGTGCTATCTACATAATGACTAAAAAAGGAATGGTAAAAAACCGTGAGGCTATTAACGCGTTTAATAAAAAAATGGTGTCGAACATAGAAATGAAATCATGGAATGCAAATATGCCCTACATCAAAGAATTGGAAAAAGAAACCACGATAGCAAACGCGTATACAAAGTACTTGGAAATACGCAAATCGTATGTAAAAGTTCCATCGTTTTACTTAGATGTGGCTGACTTTTTCCATTCGCGTCAAGCGACAGAAACAGCAATCACAATCATTACAAATTTGTTGGAAATTGAACTGCATAATTACGAATTGCTCAAAGCTGCCGCTTATAAATTCGAGTATTTCAAACGCTATAAAATGGCCGTATTAGCCTACGAAAAAGTATTGGAATTG harbors:
- a CDS encoding VIT domain-containing protein translates to MKPFFYFFLCLFCVNVFAQHTPKVTVAGENDLQLTDVKVTVEIVGNLAVTTYDMKFYNGLDRTLEGELVFPLAEGQMVSGFSMDVNGKMRDAVIVEKELGRVAYETTIRRKIDPGLLEKTEGNNYRARVYPLFAKSHKHIIVKFEQELSTLNGKQSYELPLGISQNLDAFSVEMNVFNAQSPTVSKANYKDFFFQKKGEAFTAKTTKNNHAPTQQIVIQIPNKTNQEKLATYNGHFNYYKALQPNVRLKKKPTKITILWDASYSMSYKDLDTELKVLLSYLEYVRNVKVNFIAFNNTIQTEKELIVKDGNTTAVLDAINNVQYDGGTKLNVLESVRIKADEILLFSDGLANLGDFTMKQKIPVYAINSLVTANHQQLTAITTQSGGNYLNLIRVDYAKATQLLKMETYQFLGVIHDENVREVYPKQRVNVYQDFSISGQFSKDTELTLLFGYGGRVTQKIPVTIEASNGTNAVKRLWAKQKLARLNRNKIENKKEITSLALKYSLITDYTSMIILDRIQDYVRYKIEPPKELKEEYKKYLEVVKNEEMLQKERILNRKKQLFDGYKTVLDWYQAKIVVEEEKPVSNAEAQTTATSQQEDQQVTVAETQTIETETAIQTETAIQTETNTNTQTAVQINEGVGELMTITGTIVDDEGMPLPGANVVVKHSNKGAITDFDGKYTIQAKKGQQLEITYVGYGTMQKEITSQTVNAKMELGERLEAVTVVGYGGSVNSAKIAYSVATVSSEYVKQYGNPSDEIRKIRETIEMLISASSSLSENNKPLFFINGKISNQRNFRKIQEKEIAQLGILKNEEATAIFGSKARGGAIYIMTKKGMVKNREAINAFNKKMVSNIEMKSWNANMPYIKELEKETTIANAYTKYLEIRKSYVKVPSFYLDVADFFHSRQATETAITIITNLLEIELHNYELLKAAAYKFEYFKRYKMAVLAYEKVLELRPEEPQSYRDLALAYEQVGDIQKSYDLLSKLCDGELLQKDEDGRFTGIEHIAYVELTRLVNTYKRKLKLKRKIRKTFDKMPVDVRIVIDWNHNDTDIDLWVFDPKGEKASYQNQRTKIGGRMSDDLTQGYGPEEFMLKNAIKGEYKVVVDHYSSSEQKVSGPTILKVALYTNYGKENEQKKTAIIRLSEDVDELEVGNLVFE